A genomic stretch from Mya arenaria isolate MELC-2E11 chromosome 10, ASM2691426v1 includes:
- the LOC128205385 gene encoding uncharacterized protein LOC128205385, giving the protein MCGIFSKLSIFLAIITGVFAGDFCYTNDDGFKYCFGQCCDFSLPSLTWRYCCNGGSINGGAMIGIGIACIIVISLTSTIIYYFFCYLPNERKRKNNPDLPPPYSAEGVAMTSSSRHMFQTTPAQPNHEALYNDAAVSKDAPPAYVAPTQSSKVTRSSDPLVRPYRDPLQARTPLF; this is encoded by the exons ATGTGCgggatattttcaaaattgtctATTTTTCTAGCAATTATCACAG GTGTTTTTGCAGGTGATTTTTGCTACACAAATGATGATGGGTTCAAGTACTGTTTTGGACAATGTTGTGACTTCAGTTTACCGTCTTTGACGTGGAGATACTGTTGTAATGGCGGAAGTATTAATGGAGGTGCCATGATAGGAATCGGGATTGCATGTATTATCGTGATAAG TTTGACCAGCACTATCATATACTATTTTTTCTGCTACCTTCCAAATGAgagaaagagaaaaaataatccAGATCTGCCACCACCATACTCTGCCGAGGGGGTAGCCATGACCTCTTCTAGCCGTCATATGTTCCAGACGACCCCCGCACAACCGAACCATGAAGCTCTGTATAATGATGCAGCAGTTTCCAAAG ATGCACCACCTGCGTACGTAGCACCAACACAGTCAAGTAAAGTCACCAGATCAAGTGATCCTCTGGTCAGACCATATCGTGACCCATTGCAAGCACGAACGCCTTTGTTTTGA